The Lipingzhangella halophila genome segment AAGGAGCCCGCTCCCGGCTTCCGATTGACCTGTTCGCGCGTTGGCAGGATGATCGGCATTCGCGGTTGTATACTGCGCCGTCCGTGATCGAGGGAACTTCCTCGCCTCCGCGGGCGTCTACTAGGGCATCCTGCTTTTTCTCCCCCGTGAAGGAGGGCGTACCGTGCTGATTGCCCGATCCGAGGGGCACCGTGCGCGCGGGCCGTGTGCCAGGGGGCCGGGTCACAGACCGCCGCGCCTTACCTGTCCGGCGGGCTCGTTGCCAGTTCGACGGGCGTGACCTATGCCACGACCGACGATATCTAATCGAGACCGGGAACATTTGACTCTCTGACACGTTAGACATAATGGCGCGCCAAGTCGGCGGGGATCGATGCCGCCGCGTGCCTGACGTCTTGGAAGGGAGGGAGGTGCCCGCATGACGCGCACTGCCCTAGCCACTTCACCCACGGTGGCGGAGTCCGCAGACGGCACTGAGGTCGCGTCCGCGGCTCTCGAGGAGCTGATCACACGAGGGCGTTCCCAGGGACACCTGTCCCTCGCGGAGCTCCGCGCCGCATTCACCGCGGCCGGGATCAGCCCTGCCGACGGCCGTTCAATCCTGCGCGAACTTACGGACGCCGGTGTGCGGCTCGCCAACGGGGGCGACGACGCCGCGGCGGTCGAATCGGTGGACGCCGACGCTGAGGACGACGTGCTGGAGGAAACCCTCGCCACCGCTGGCGAGACGACCACCACCGATGAGACCGGGGAGGACACAGAGGACGCCGTCGAGGACCATGTGCTGAAGGAGTCTCCGGAGCCGGACCTCCCCGAAGCCGACCTCGATGACCAGTCGCCGGCCATGGGCGACTCGGTACACACGTACCTGAAGACCATCGGACGCCGCCAGCTTCTCACCGCCGAACAGGAAGTCGACCTCGCGAAGCGGATCGAGGCGGGCCTCTACGCCGAGTACCGGCTCGGTCATCTCGAAGAGGTCCCCGAGTCCGCAGAGCTCAGCGACACCGAGCGCGAGGACCTCGAATGGGTCGCCGAGGACGGCCGCCAAGCCAAGGCGCACATGCTGGAGGCCAACCTGCGGCTGGTCGTCTCGGTCGCCAAGAAGTACAGCGACCGCGGCATGTCCCTGCTCGACGTGGTGCAGGAGGGCAACCTGGGACTCATCCGCGCGGTGGAGAAGTTCGACTACACCAAGGGCTTCAAGTTCTCCACGTACGCCATGTGGTGGATCCGCCAGGCCATCCAGCGTGGCTTCGCTGACTCCGCGCGGACCATTCGCCTTCCCGTCCACGTGCTGGAACTGCTCAGCAAGGTCAGCCGGCTGGAGCGCGACATGCACCAGACCCTGGGGCGCGAGCCCACCCCGGACGAGCTGGCCCTGGAGCTCGACAAGACCCCGCACCAGATCGAGGAACTGCTGCGGGTGACCCGGCAGCCCATCAGCCTCGACTCCACCATCGGGGAGGACGGCGAGACCCGGATCGGTGACCTGATCGAGGACATCGACGCCTCCGAGGCGTCCGAGGTGGTCGACCGCCAGCTCATGGCCGACCAACTGCGCCGCGCGCTCGAGGACCTCGAACCGCGCGAGGCGACCATAATGTCGCTGCGCTTCGGCCTGATGGACGGCCGGCCTCGTACTCTCGACGAGATCGGCAAGCATCTCGGGCTGACCCGCGAGCGTATCCGGCAGCTCGAGAAGCAGTCGCTGTCCAAGCTCCGGCACCCCAGCCGGGCCCAGCAGCTGCTGGACTTCGCGAGCTGACCGGAGCCGCGCGGCACCGCATCAACCCCGGCCTCGTGCCCGCCCCCTAGGGAGCGGGCACGAGGTCTGTCCGGACCGGGTACGTCCAGCGAGCCGCCGGCTCAGCGCCGGTGCGGTGCCTGGCGCAGCGCCGCCGCCACGATGTCCAGGGCCTCATTGGGATTGAGCCCGAGCCGGGCGACAACGTCCGCGTATTGCTGGGCAGCGGTCACGGCCTCGGCCCGCTGGTCGTCGCCCCCGGCCGCTACGAAGGTCCCGGAGCGGCCGCGCGTCTCGACCACCCCGGCCTGCTCCAGCTCACGGTAGGCACGCGCCACCGTGTTGACCGCGACCGAGAGCCGCTCCGCGAGGGCGCGGACGGTGGGCAGCTTGAACCCCACGGGGATGTCGCCCCGGGCCGCCGCGTTCGCCACCGAGGCCCTGATCTGCTCGTACGGGGGCACCTTCGACGCTGGATCTATCCGGATGAAATCCGGCATCCTCGTCCCCATTTCCTGCCGTGGTCCGTGCCCGGTTCGGGCCCTGTGCTGCGCGATCCTGCCATCCCTGGACCAGGCACGCACCCACCAACGCGTCCGCTACCCGACCTGCTGGCTCCGCGGTGCCTCCTCGATCCCGTGCAGGCGGTGGGTCTCGCGCTCGGTGAGTAGCCGCTCGGCGAGCTCGGTAGCCTCCTTGACGTCCGGCCGGGCCAGGCGCTTGCGGCGGTAGATGCGGTCGGTGTGGCCGCGCGGGCCGATCAGCACGCGCTGGCGGGCATACGCGGCGCGCATCGCCTCGGTCAGGGCCCGGTCGAGATCCATCCCGCGCCGTTTCAGTTCCGGGTAATCCGCTCCCTGGTTGTGTGCTTCGTAGAGCTCGCGCTCGGCGGAGGCAACGGCTTCGAGCAGCGCGGGAAGCCGCTCGGCGAGCTCCCGATCCTCGGCGTTGCGGCGCTGCGCGTCATCTTCGACCTTCCGAGAGGCCAACAACCCCATGCTCGCTCCATTCCGGGTGTTCCCAACGATCGAATGCCCACCTTAAAGGTGGTGCGAACGGTTTCGCGCGATGGGTGCGCCGCAAACCGCTACCTTTACAAAGTAAGCCTATACTTGTCCGGGTGAGCAGAAACAATGCTGGACTCAGTGCCGAACGCATCATCACCGAAGCGCTGCGCATCATCGACGGCCAAGGGCTGCGCCGGCTGACCATGCGCCGGCTCGGGGACACCCTCCAGGTCGAGGCGATGGCGATCTACCACCACTTCCCGCTGGGCAAGGAGCAGTTGTTCAACGCGATCGTGGAGTACGTCACCGATGTCACGCGCAACTGCGAGTCCGGGGACGCGCCCGGCGAAGACGGCGAGCCTGCCGATGACGGGCCCGCGGAGGCCGAGGAGGAGGCGGAACCGGCCGCCGACGACCGCCCGTGGGACGAACGGCTGCGGACCTGGGCCCATGACTACCGCGCGGCGCTGCTGCGGCACGCTGGCGCACTGACGTTGCTCATCAACCGCCGGCCCGAGTCCGCGGCGGCCATGCGCGCCCTGGAGAGCCACTATGCCGCGTTCGCGGAGGCGGGGTTGCGCGGGCCCGCCATCGTCGACGCCGCCGCCGCACTCGACTCCTACGTCACCGGCGCCGTCATCCACCAGGTACGCAGCGAGGGGCTCGGCAGCCCGGACCCCGCGGCGATCGACGGGCGCTTCCCGACCGTGGCCCTCCTGGCCCAGGAGGCGGCGCCCGATCCGGAGCGCAGCTTCAGCGCGGGCCTCGACGCGCTGCTCGCGGCCCTGACCCGGGACGCCGAGCCGGCGAGCTGACCTGGGGAGCCCGGGGCGGCAGGCCGCGTCCCGGCTCAGGAGGAAGGCGCGGGCTGCCCCGAGCCGGTCTGCCGGCGGAGCTCGGCCCGCTGGGCCCGGTGCTCGCGCGCCTCGTCGGGGTCGAGCACCGGCGCCGCCGCCAGCAACTGCCGAGTGTAGGGGTGGCTCGGGTCCTCGTAGACGTCGTCGCCGCGGCTCATCTCGACGATCCGCCCCTTGCGCATGACCGCGACCCGGTCGCTGACCTGCCGCACCACGGCCAGGTCGTGCGCGACGAAGATGTAGGTCAGCTCAAGGTCGTCCTGCAGCTCCGACAGCAGCCGCAGCATCTGCTCCTGCGTGGAGACGTCCAGTGCCGACACCGGCTCATCGCAGACGACCAGCTTCGGACGCAGGATGAGCGCCCGTGCGATCGCGATCCGCTGCCGCTGCCCGCCGGAGAACGCGTGCGGGAACCGGTTGTAGTGCCGCGGTTCCAGCCCCACGCGTTCCAGCAGCTCCTGGACGCGGGTCCGGATGAGCGCGGTGTCGCGCACGCCCTGCACGCGCAGTGCCGTTCCGATGCTGTCGCCGATCGTCATCCGCGGGTTCAGCGAGGAGTAGGGGTTCTGGAAGATCATCTGCATGTCGCGGCGCAGCGGGCGGAGCCGCCGCTCGGGCAGTCGGGTGATGTCGTGCCCCTGGAAGACGACCCTGCCCTCGGTGGGCTGCAGCAGCCGGGTGATCATCCGTACCAGAGTGCTCTTGCCCGATCCGGACTCGCCGACCACCCCGAGTGTCTCCCCCTTGTGCAGCTCGAAGGAGACACCGTCGACGGCGTAGAAGTCGCTGCCCCCTCCGAAGGTCCCGCCGCGCACCCGGAACCGCATGCGCACGTCCTCGACCCGCACCAGCGGGGTCTCGGCGCTCTCGTGGGCCTCGTGCCCGGGTCCCTCGGCCGGCCGGGCGGCCGGCGCACCGTCCTGCCCAACGCGCTCTCGCGGGCGCCGCCGCAGGGCGCCGAACCGCGGGGTGTCCGCGGCCTTCAGCGCCTCGCGCACCGCCTCCTCGGTGCCCGAGCCGCTGGCATGTTCGCGGCGCTCCGCCCGGACGCGCGCCCGACGCTCGGCGTTCGAGACGTCGACGCGCGGCACCGCGTCCAGCAGCGACCGGGTGTAGGGGTGTTCGGGCCGGGAGAGGACCTGGCGTACCTCCCTGTGTTCGACCGCCACGCCGTCCCGCATCACCAGCACCTCGTCCACGGAGCCGGCCACCACCGCCAGGTCGTGGCTGACCAGGATGAGCGCCATCCCCATCTCGTGGCGCAGGTCGTCCAGCAGGTCCAGGATCTGCGCCTGCACGGTGACGTCCAGGGCCGTCGTCGGCTCATCGGCGAGCAGCACCTTGGGTTCGCACATCAGCCCCACGGCGATCAGCGCGCGCTGGCGCATCCCCCCGGAGAACTCGTGCGGGTAGGAGCGGACGCGTTTGGCGGGCTCCGGGATACCGACACGGTCCAGGGCCTCGGCCGCCCGCCGGCGCGCCGCCGCGCTCCCGGCTTCGGGCCGGTGCGTGCGGTAGGCCTCGATGAGCTGGTCACCGATAGTGTACTGCGGGTGCAGCGAGGACATCGGGTCCTGGAACACCATCGCGATGTCGTTGCCGCGCATCGCGCGGACCTTGGCGTCGCTCGCGTGCGTGACACGGGGCTCCCGGGGGTGCGTGTCGTCCGGTTCGGTGCGCACCACCTCGGTGCCGGCGACGGTGATGTCACCGGTGATCCGGGCCCTGGTTCCGCGGTGCAGCCCCATGAGCGCGAGTGACGTGGCGCTCTTACCGGAGCCCGACTCGCCCACGATCCCCAGCGCACCGCCGGGCGCCACCTCGAACGACAGCCGGTCGACGGCGCGAACGTCGCCGTCCATCGTCGGGAAGGTGACGGCGAGGTCGTTGACGCGCACGACAGGCTCACTGGGGTCCGTCGTCCGCTGCGGGGATTCCGACGTGCTCATTGCCCACCGTCCTTCGGGTCGGGCCCTCTGCCGGGGCGGGTCATGCGCGCGCCACCCGCACGCGGGGATCGATCCAGGCGTAGAGGACGTCAACGATCAGGTTGCACACCACGATGAAGAAGGCGCCGAAGAGGGTGACGCCGAGGATGACCGGCAGGTCATTGGAGGTGATGCCCTCGACGGCGTACCGCCCGACACCGTTCAGCGAGTACACGGTCTCGGTGAGGACCGCCCCGCCCAGCACCATTCCGATATCGAGCCCGAAGATCGTCACGATGGGCGTCAGGGTGGGACGCAGCCCGTGCTTGAGGATCACCCGGCCTTCGGTAAGCCCCTTGGCGCGGGCGGTGCGGATGTAGTCCTCGCCCAGCGTCTCCAACATGCCGCCCCGGGTCTGGCGGGCGTACTGCGCGGCGTGCAGGAACGCCAGGGTGAGCCAGGGCAGTAACATTCCCACCGCCCACTGCGCCGGGTTCTCGGTGAACGGCGTGTAGCCGGGGATGGGCAGGATCTCCCAGGCGTGCACCAGGAGCGCGAGGGCGAGCAGGCCGGTGAAGAAGACCGGCAGTGACACCCCGGCCAGGGCCGCGCCCATGGCCAGCCGGTCGAACAGGCTGCCCTTCTTGACGGCGGAGATGACCCCGACGGCGACCCCGCCGACCAGCCAGAAGACGGCGGCACCGATGGCCATCGACCCGGTTACCGGAAGTCGGCTGATGATCTCGGGGAAGACCGCCTGGTAGGTCTGGAAGGAGTACCCGAAACAGGGTGCGGCGCACTCCACGGTCTGGCCGCCAAACTCGTACTCGGTGCCGAGGACGATGCCCTTGACGAACTCCCAGAACTGCAGGATGACGGGCTGGTCCAGGTTGAGCCGGTTGACCGTGTTGTCGAGGGCCTCGGTCGTGGGGGCCTTGCCCACGTACATCGCGGCCATCTGCCGGGGTGACTGTCCGGCCAGTCGGGGGATGACGAAGAAGATCAGGAACGTCACCAGGGTGACGACCGCGAGTAGCACCACCCCGGCCCCGAGCCGGCGAAGAATGTAGCTGAGCACGATACCTCCTCCGGGCCCGGGTCAGTCGGTCGAGCGCGGGTCGAACGCGTCCCGCAGGCCGTCGCCGAGCAGGTTGAACGCGAGGACGGTGATGAAGACGGCCAACCCCGGGATGATCACGAAGTGCGGTGAGGTCTGGTAGAAGTCCAGCGAGTCCGCCAGCATCCCGCCCCAGGTCGGCGTGGGCGGGTTGATCCCGACACCGAGAAAGGACAGGGACGCCTCGAAGATGATGTTGGTGGGGATCAGCAGCGTCGAGTAGATGAGGATCGGGGTGACCAGGTTGGGCATCAGCTCCCGCAGCAGGATGTGCCGGTTGCTCGCCCCGAGGCTGCGCGCGGCCTCGATGAACTCGCGCTCCCTGAGGGTCAGGACCTGGCCGCGGACGATCCGCCCGATGTAGGGCCAGTTGAAGAACCCGATGATGAAGATCAGTAACGCGATCCGGAGCGAGTTTCCCTCGAGGCCGAACGCGCCGTCGGGGATCACGCCCGAGAGCGCGATCGCGAAGAGCAGCAACGGGAACGCGAGGAAGATGTCCATCGCCCGGCTGATCGCGGAGTCGACCCAGCCGCCGAAGTACCCGGCCACCGCACCGAGGATGGTGCCGATGACCACGCAGAGGACGGTGGCGCCGAACGCGACGAGCAGCGAGATCCGCGCTCCGTGGACGATGCGGCTGAACAGGTCACGGCCGTTGCCCGGCTCCAGGCCGAGTAGGTGCTGTGAGCTGATTCCCCCCCACGGGTCGATCCCCGCGGCCGGGTTGTCTGGGTCGCGCAGCGGAGCGAATGTCAGCGGATCGATGAGGTCCTCGTGGAACTGGGTCGGCGGGTAGCCGAAGATCCGCGTGAGCAGGGGCGCGAGGAGGGCCATCAGGATCAGGAGGACCACGACGATCCCGCCGGCCATGGCGACCTTGTCCTGGCGGAACCTCTGCCAGGCGACCTGCCGCAAGGAGCGGTTTCCCGTGTCGGTCCCGGCCTGGGCCGCGTCCGGGGCGCCCTTGGACGTCTCGGACTTGTCCAGGGGGGCGGTCATCGCACCACTTCCCACTTCTCGCTCGTGGCTGCGGGGCTGCTTCCCGGCCGAACCACCGGGACCGGAGCGGCCCGATGGACGCGGTCATGCGCCCGCACCCGGCCGATCCGGCGCACCGACGGTGAGTGGATGGTCTCACCGGCGATGTCGCGTGCGCCAGTTCTCCCGCATCGTGCGAGGCAGAACGCCTAACGATTCCCGGATTACAGCGCACGGCGCATAATCTACGCCGGAGTTCGTGACAAATCGTCTAGTTGAACACGATGTAGCGGAATCGTGACTGCTACCTCATCGGCCCGTCATGCCACGTAGCGTAACGACGCGAGGTCGGCGTACACGAGAAACGCCCCGCCCGGGAGGGCGGGGCGTGCCAGGGGCAGGCGCGGTGCGCCGCGAGCCGAAGGCGGGACGAAGAGGGCGCAGCGAAGCGCTGGAGCGGTGTCAGCGGCTCACTCGATACCGTGCTTGCGCAGCAGATCCTCGATATCGCCCATGTCGTCGTCGCCCCCTTCGGACTTCGTCTGCGAGGACGAGGCAGGCTGCTGCTTGCCGGAGGTGACCGCCGCACTACTGTCGCCACCGGCCGTGGCCTCGGCGGCCCGCGGACGCTGGTTGGTGCCGATCCCGCGTGCGCGCATAACCCCCGAGACGACCCACAGCACCACGGCCAGGCCCGCCACGATCACGCCGGCCCACACCACGGGGTTGAGCGCCAGACCCACGAAGAACGAGAGGGTGTCGGTGACGAGGATGTATCCGACCCGCCAGATGGTCGTCATGAGACCGACCAGGCCGGCCGCCAGCGGCAGTAGTGACCACGCGACCCCGCGAAGCCCGGACGCGGCTCCCCTACGCCGCCAGACAAACCAGGAGATGACCAGCCCCACTACTGTGAGGCCGCCACCGAGGATCCACCCTGTGATCGGCAACGTTTCCATACTTTCAGTCTCCCATTCCGGCGCGGCGTTGCACATCGGGTCGATCCCCTAAGGAACCGGCCCCGTGCTGGCCCGTGATCCTGGCCCCGGACCAGCACGGTATCCGCTTTCCCTGTGCCTTCCCGCCACCGGCGAGGAGAACCCTCCCGCGCGGTGAGCCGGCCGCCGGGCCAGCGCACCGGCGGGAGCTAGGTCTCGGTGGTGCCGAGCGTCATGTAGTCGTACATCTTCCAGCTCGGGTTGAAGTACACGTTGGTCAGGTTGTCCGGCCGGTACAGCACCGGCTTGTGGAAGACCATTGGCACCAGCACCGCCTCTTCCATCACCAGCTGGTCGAGCTTCTCGTACTCCTCGGCGCGCACCTGCGGGTCATCCATCTTGACGACCTGGTCGAGGGTCTTGTTGAACTCCTCGTTGTCGAACTCGGCGACGTTGTAGTTGCTGGCCTTCTTGATGGCGCTGCCGTGCAGGATCTGGCTGAAGTAGCCGTAGCCGGTGAGCCAGTCGGGCATCCAGCCGTGGAGGGCCAGGCCGAGTTCGTTCTCCTGGACGTAGTCCGGGGATCCGACCCGGCTGGTGCTGAACTGTTTCGTGGGGAACTGCTCGATGGTGA includes the following:
- a CDS encoding RNA polymerase sigma factor; translated protein: MTRTALATSPTVAESADGTEVASAALEELITRGRSQGHLSLAELRAAFTAAGISPADGRSILRELTDAGVRLANGGDDAAAVESVDADAEDDVLEETLATAGETTTTDETGEDTEDAVEDHVLKESPEPDLPEADLDDQSPAMGDSVHTYLKTIGRRQLLTAEQEVDLAKRIEAGLYAEYRLGHLEEVPESAELSDTEREDLEWVAEDGRQAKAHMLEANLRLVVSVAKKYSDRGMSLLDVVQEGNLGLIRAVEKFDYTKGFKFSTYAMWWIRQAIQRGFADSARTIRLPVHVLELLSKVSRLERDMHQTLGREPTPDELALELDKTPHQIEELLRVTRQPISLDSTIGEDGETRIGDLIEDIDASEASEVVDRQLMADQLRRALEDLEPREATIMSLRFGLMDGRPRTLDEIGKHLGLTRERIRQLEKQSLSKLRHPSRAQQLLDFAS
- a CDS encoding GntR family transcriptional regulator — encoded protein: MPDFIRIDPASKVPPYEQIRASVANAAARGDIPVGFKLPTVRALAERLSVAVNTVARAYRELEQAGVVETRGRSGTFVAAGGDDQRAEAVTAAQQYADVVARLGLNPNEALDIVAAALRQAPHRR
- a CDS encoding TetR/AcrR family transcriptional regulator, which encodes MSRNNAGLSAERIITEALRIIDGQGLRRLTMRRLGDTLQVEAMAIYHHFPLGKEQLFNAIVEYVTDVTRNCESGDAPGEDGEPADDGPAEAEEEAEPAADDRPWDERLRTWAHDYRAALLRHAGALTLLINRRPESAAAMRALESHYAAFAEAGLRGPAIVDAAAALDSYVTGAVIHQVRSEGLGSPDPAAIDGRFPTVALLAQEAAPDPERSFSAGLDALLAALTRDAEPAS
- a CDS encoding dipeptide ABC transporter ATP-binding protein, with translation MSTSESPQRTTDPSEPVVRVNDLAVTFPTMDGDVRAVDRLSFEVAPGGALGIVGESGSGKSATSLALMGLHRGTRARITGDITVAGTEVVRTEPDDTHPREPRVTHASDAKVRAMRGNDIAMVFQDPMSSLHPQYTIGDQLIEAYRTHRPEAGSAAARRRAAEALDRVGIPEPAKRVRSYPHEFSGGMRQRALIAVGLMCEPKVLLADEPTTALDVTVQAQILDLLDDLRHEMGMALILVSHDLAVVAGSVDEVLVMRDGVAVEHREVRQVLSRPEHPYTRSLLDAVPRVDVSNAERRARVRAERREHASGSGTEEAVREALKAADTPRFGALRRRPRERVGQDGAPAARPAEGPGHEAHESAETPLVRVEDVRMRFRVRGGTFGGGSDFYAVDGVSFELHKGETLGVVGESGSGKSTLVRMITRLLQPTEGRVVFQGHDITRLPERRLRPLRRDMQMIFQNPYSSLNPRMTIGDSIGTALRVQGVRDTALIRTRVQELLERVGLEPRHYNRFPHAFSGGQRQRIAIARALILRPKLVVCDEPVSALDVSTQEQMLRLLSELQDDLELTYIFVAHDLAVVRQVSDRVAVMRKGRIVEMSRGDDVYEDPSHPYTRQLLAAAPVLDPDEAREHRAQRAELRRQTGSGQPAPSS
- a CDS encoding ABC transporter permease, with product MLSYILRRLGAGVVLLAVVTLVTFLIFFVIPRLAGQSPRQMAAMYVGKAPTTEALDNTVNRLNLDQPVILQFWEFVKGIVLGTEYEFGGQTVECAAPCFGYSFQTYQAVFPEIISRLPVTGSMAIGAAVFWLVGGVAVGVISAVKKGSLFDRLAMGAALAGVSLPVFFTGLLALALLVHAWEILPIPGYTPFTENPAQWAVGMLLPWLTLAFLHAAQYARQTRGGMLETLGEDYIRTARAKGLTEGRVILKHGLRPTLTPIVTIFGLDIGMVLGGAVLTETVYSLNGVGRYAVEGITSNDLPVILGVTLFGAFFIVVCNLIVDVLYAWIDPRVRVARA
- a CDS encoding ABC transporter permease, which translates into the protein MTAPLDKSETSKGAPDAAQAGTDTGNRSLRQVAWQRFRQDKVAMAGGIVVVLLILMALLAPLLTRIFGYPPTQFHEDLIDPLTFAPLRDPDNPAAGIDPWGGISSQHLLGLEPGNGRDLFSRIVHGARISLLVAFGATVLCVVIGTILGAVAGYFGGWVDSAISRAMDIFLAFPLLLFAIALSGVIPDGAFGLEGNSLRIALLIFIIGFFNWPYIGRIVRGQVLTLREREFIEAARSLGASNRHILLRELMPNLVTPILIYSTLLIPTNIIFEASLSFLGVGINPPTPTWGGMLADSLDFYQTSPHFVIIPGLAVFITVLAFNLLGDGLRDAFDPRSTD
- a CDS encoding cellulose synthase, with product METLPITGWILGGGLTVVGLVISWFVWRRRGAASGLRGVAWSLLPLAAGLVGLMTTIWRVGYILVTDTLSFFVGLALNPVVWAGVIVAGLAVVLWVVSGVMRARGIGTNQRPRAAEATAGGDSSAAVTSGKQQPASSSQTKSEGGDDDMGDIEDLLRKHGIE